From a region of the Salvelinus sp. IW2-2015 unplaced genomic scaffold, ASM291031v2 Un_scaffold1144, whole genome shotgun sequence genome:
- the LOC112069900 gene encoding protein phosphatase 1 regulatory subunit 3E-like encodes METEAVRSVVVMLPPKNCLPRNYSCIAGLFGSLTADPRLEDXEGMELNGTSEPIEMHHVVDERPRGRESFLKPPQSPNLRRRCKSLPTPIERAKLEISRSRSPCSQKKVRFADSLGLELTSVKHFNDTDMPDVPERIMARFDRGPLHLNPFDKFPRAPTXQSSFMELQFKNPGTLPGFTEKVKEVRVLLECAEADEFXLSGVVRVLNMAFEKSVYLRFSINNWITFMDSLASYIPESSDGMTDKFSFKIITPTTFLESGGTFQFAIRYCVGGDEYWDNNNGVNYKVRRHRFKISPPREWEDGWIHFI; translated from the coding sequence ATGGAAACCGAGGCTGTGCGTTCTGTTGTGGTCATGCTGCCTCCCAAGAACTGCCTCCCGAGGAACTACAGCTGCATAGCTGGGTTGTTCGGGAGCTTGACAGCAGACCCGAGACTAGAAGACGWRGAGGGGATGGAGCTGAACGGAACAAGCGAGCCCATCGAGATGCACCATGTGGTGGATGAGAGACCAAGAGGCCGGGAATCCTTCCTCAAACCSCCGCAGAGTCCGAACCTGCGCCGGAGGTGCAAGTCTCTGCCGACCCCCATAGAGAGAGCGAAGCTTGAGATCTCCCGCAGCCGGAGTCCCTGCAGCCAGAAAAAGGTCCGTTTCGCCGACTCTCTGGGTCTGGAACTCACCTCTGTGAAGCACTTCAATGACACAGACATGCCCGATGTGCCGGAGCGCATAATGGCCAGATTCGACAGGGGTCCCCTCCATCTGAACCCCTTTGACAAGTTCCCCAGGGCACCGACCAMCCAGTCAAGTTTTATGGAGCTGCAATTCAAGAACCCCGGGACCCTGCCAGGCTTTACTGAGAAAGTGAAAGAAGTGAGAGTGTTGTTGGAGTGTGCTGAAGCMGACGAGTTCASTCTGTCGGGCGTCGTGCGGGTTTTGAACATGGCTTTCGAGAAAAGTGTCTATTTGAGGTTCTCAATCAACAACTGGATAACCTTCATGGACAGTCTGGCATCATATATCCCAGAATCAAGCGACGGCATGACAGACAAATTCTCCTTTAAGATAATCACCCCAACAACGTTTCTGGAGAGCGGAGGCACATTCCAGTTTGCCATAAGATACTGCGTTGGTGGAGATGAGTATTGGGACAATAATAACGGGGTCAACTATAAAGTGCGACGCCACAGGTTTAAGATTTCTCCACCCCGTGAGTGGGAGGATGGCTGGATTCACTTCATCTAA
- the LOC112069901 gene encoding uncharacterized protein C16orf46 homolog has product MDKFKEWDQAPVEVAEDRSVAVEYTGWDQSCQLPNRGHVDALLDISDDTSSKEQEPFEFLCLSGWEEAIRGWGRTTPLGCLVQTQRRGKRVKTGDTDHHCHLCVDLVKLSDPPDSEFSLTHSPESFWDSTVDPWEKPPPTTLGDFLNRPYSQTSSISSEESPPESFRDLQKATQQLTLRDKMVEDKAEVCEISDSLLGSAPSQGHHHSASECPMTLIINSFAVLPPVKTSQPRHPKVTSQLRRGDAGPGRSASDGETAAAGSDGVTPAGESGGGVESQQSHHLLSAFSIPILKRCDMPLSTLSDPLPRATYPLDRHLRQDPRTSSAHRLYFGLKTKSLKRAEPQLPILFGTRVPIPASAQRLL; this is encoded by the exons ATGGACAAATTCAAGGAATGGGATCAGGCGCCTGTAGAAGTGGCTGAAGACAGAAGTGTGGCAGTCGAGTACACAGGATGGGACCAGAGTTGCCAACTACCCAACAGGGGCCATGTCGATGCCCTTTTGGATATCAGCGATGATACCTCATCCAAAGAGCAGGAGCCATTtgagtttctctgtctctccggaTGGGAGGAAGCT ATCCGGGGCTGGGGCAGAACTACTCCACTTGGCTGCCTGGTTCAGAcccagaggagaggaaagagggtcaAGACTGGAGACACAGACCACCACTGCCACCTGTGTGTGGACCTCGTGAAGCTCTCGGACCCCCCTGACTCTGAATTCAGCTTAACCCACTCCCCTGAGTCCTTCTGGGATTCCACCGTGGACCCATGGGAGAAACCCCCCCCCACAACCCTGGGAGACTTCCTGAACAGACCCTACAGTCAAACCTCTAGCATCTCTTCAGAGGAGTCCCCACCAGAGTCCTTCAGGGACCTTCAGAAAGCCACACAGCAACTGACACTCCGAGACAAGATGGTGGAGGACAAGGCTGAGGTGTGTGAGATCAGTGACTCACTGCTGGGCTCGGCCCCCTCCCAGGGTCACCACCACTCAGCCTCAGAGTGTCCCATGACGCTGATCATCAACAGCTTCGCCGTCCTACCGCCCGTGAAGACCTCCCAGCCCAGACACCCTAAGGTCACCAGCCAGCTCCGGAGGGGGGACGCTGGACCGGGACGCAGCGCCTCAGACGGGGAGACCGCAGCGGCTGGGTCAGACGGTGTCACACCTGccggggagagtggaggaggtgtGGAGAGCCAGCAGAGCCACCACCTGTTGTCTGCTTTCAGCATCCCCATCCTCAAGAGATGTGACATGCCCCTCAGCACACTGTCAGATCCTCTACCCCGCGCCACCTACCCCCTGGACAGACACCTCAGACAGGATCCCCGGACCAGCAGTGCTCATAGACTCTACTTTGGACTGAAGACCAAGAGCCTGAAGCGTGCAGAGCCCCAACTGCCCATTCTGTTTGGAACCAGGGTGCCCATCCCAGCCTCTGCACAGAGACTACTCTGA